The Brenneria rubrifaciens genome has a window encoding:
- the virB10 gene encoding VirB10/TraB/TrbI family type IV secretion system protein — translation MTDKFPPEDAPKTTAELEAEARERARAAMAGQASEQKTPPGQPEVTRFRKPAGRRTLLVSLLSLALLMALALGGDYFLTAMKNGDEKTADAAGPPSAGAARPPRTDLGMDENPFSLFAPQKPETMADNARPQSIAPPSPTPSVLNKAAALADGPGNVAETAQPGATRSAPSEPRNSAATAREPHAAATRADGDQDNPGVAKVTGVRRLNLDPDLYIPVDRYIPCSMMRRFVSDVGGALSCLISEDVYSASHHVKLIPAGTVARGVYRTGALQHGRGRLFVLWTELRTPEPGSLQIPLVDTQASGQLGEAGIAGWVDSHFWTRFGNALMLSTVQDVAAAASDSAPGKDRNTDYTENTRAATAEMAKTTLENSINIPPTMYLNQGDIIGIMTGTDIDFSSVYQLRLKTRWYAR, via the coding sequence ATGACCGATAAATTTCCCCCGGAAGACGCGCCGAAAACCACGGCGGAGCTGGAAGCCGAGGCGCGCGAACGCGCCCGCGCGGCAATGGCCGGCCAGGCGTCGGAGCAGAAAACGCCCCCCGGCCAGCCCGAAGTGACGCGTTTTCGCAAACCTGCCGGTCGCCGAACGCTGCTGGTCAGCCTGCTGAGTCTGGCCTTACTGATGGCGCTGGCGCTCGGCGGCGATTACTTTCTTACGGCGATGAAAAACGGCGATGAAAAGACGGCCGACGCCGCAGGTCCGCCGTCGGCCGGCGCGGCGCGCCCGCCACGAACCGACCTCGGCATGGATGAGAACCCGTTCAGCCTGTTCGCTCCCCAAAAGCCGGAAACGATGGCGGACAACGCTCGGCCGCAAAGCATCGCGCCGCCGTCACCAACGCCATCTGTCCTGAACAAGGCGGCGGCGCTGGCTGACGGACCGGGCAACGTCGCCGAAACGGCGCAACCCGGCGCTACGCGCAGCGCACCAAGCGAACCGCGCAACAGCGCAGCCACCGCCCGCGAGCCGCATGCCGCCGCCACCCGCGCCGACGGTGATCAGGACAATCCGGGCGTGGCGAAAGTCACCGGCGTTCGGCGGCTGAACCTCGATCCGGATCTCTATATCCCGGTCGACCGCTATATTCCGTGCTCGATGATGCGCCGCTTCGTTTCCGACGTGGGCGGCGCGCTTTCCTGCCTTATCAGCGAGGACGTCTACAGCGCCAGCCACCATGTGAAGCTGATCCCGGCGGGCACCGTCGCCAGAGGCGTCTATCGCACCGGCGCGCTGCAACACGGCCGCGGCCGGCTGTTCGTCCTCTGGACGGAACTGCGCACGCCGGAGCCCGGCAGCCTGCAAATCCCGCTGGTCGATACGCAGGCCAGCGGCCAACTGGGCGAAGCCGGCATCGCCGGCTGGGTCGACAGCCATTTCTGGACGCGGTTCGGCAATGCCCTGATGCTGAGTACCGTGCAGGATGTGGCCGCCGCGGCGTCGGATTCCGCGCCGGGCAAAGATCGCAATACCGACTACACCGAAAACACCCGCGCGGCCACGGCGGAAATGGCGAAAACGACGCTGGAAAACAGCATCAATATCCCGCCCACGATGTACCTGAATCAGGGCGATATTATCGGCATCATGACCGGCACGGATATCGATTTCTCTTCTGTTTATCAACTGCGACTGAAAACGAGGTGGTATGCGCGCTGA
- the virB9 gene encoding P-type conjugative transfer protein VirB9, with translation MMLKRMLTCVFLLTSLTVWGAATPRGSAYDSRMQSVSYNNRNATVVNTRPGYVTTLLFDDDETVIDAQAGFPKGWTVTRRDNRVAVSPNPIAQPVTDANGNNVSQVFLPTAKDWKTNLFVVTSKRDYSLELNVLEHDSPAQAFVILYRYPDEVREQSASASAARQKQLRETQEKQRITAAFRQAGTPRNWRYTKRVAAGSAAIAPDFAYDDGRFTYLGFSPVKILPSAFTVVNGREQAVTPRIVSQGNYNVMVVRSLSPRLVLRYGNAVVGIENSAFGNATAANGDTVSPDVTLEAK, from the coding sequence ATGATGCTGAAAAGAATGCTGACCTGCGTTTTTCTCCTGACGTCATTGACGGTCTGGGGCGCGGCGACGCCGCGCGGCAGCGCGTATGACAGCCGGATGCAGAGCGTCTCGTATAACAACCGGAACGCCACGGTTGTAAATACCCGCCCCGGCTACGTCACCACGCTGCTGTTTGATGACGATGAAACCGTTATCGACGCGCAGGCGGGCTTTCCCAAAGGCTGGACGGTAACCCGGCGCGATAACCGGGTGGCCGTCAGCCCCAATCCCATCGCCCAGCCGGTAACCGATGCCAACGGCAACAACGTCAGTCAGGTGTTTCTGCCGACCGCGAAGGACTGGAAAACCAATCTGTTTGTGGTGACGTCAAAACGCGATTACAGCCTGGAGCTGAACGTGCTGGAGCATGACTCGCCCGCGCAGGCCTTCGTTATCCTCTATCGCTATCCCGACGAAGTCCGCGAGCAATCCGCATCAGCCAGCGCCGCCCGCCAGAAACAGCTACGGGAAACGCAGGAAAAGCAACGGATAACGGCGGCGTTTCGGCAGGCGGGCACTCCGCGCAACTGGCGCTACACCAAACGGGTGGCGGCGGGATCGGCGGCCATCGCGCCGGACTTCGCCTATGACGACGGCCGATTTACCTACCTCGGCTTTTCACCCGTGAAAATCCTGCCTTCCGCCTTTACGGTCGTTAACGGCCGGGAGCAAGCGGTGACGCCCCGGATTGTCAGCCAGGGCAACTACAACGTGATGGTGGTGCGTTCTCTGTCGCCGCGCCTGGTGCTGCGCTACGGCAATGCGGTCGTCGGGATTGAGAACTCGGCATTCGGCAACGCGACCGCGGCTAACGGCGATACCGTCTCCCCCGACGTCACGCTGGAGGCCAAATGA
- a CDS encoding virB8 family protein, producing MPEINDVIGASRAFESVILERDAREKKRAWLMAAVGFFLAAMAIAAIIILLPLKTTEIELWSVDKQTGRYDFMTRIKERDISTEEALAHSLAAQYVSLREGYNYFSLQRDYDDVQLFNSDGVNKDYLDGFNGDQAPDVVFNKADYVVAIDIISNVHAPATAPDRLATLRIKRTLRRIADNSVKTDIWNIRLTYRYLPRKQLTDSQREVNPLGFIVTSYQRDKELRSE from the coding sequence ATGCCCGAGATTAACGACGTTATTGGCGCATCCAGGGCCTTTGAATCGGTCATCCTGGAGAGAGACGCCCGCGAGAAAAAGCGTGCCTGGCTGATGGCGGCGGTCGGATTTTTTCTGGCCGCGATGGCGATTGCGGCCATTATCATCCTGCTGCCGCTGAAAACCACCGAAATCGAACTCTGGTCGGTGGATAAACAGACCGGGCGTTATGACTTTATGACCCGCATCAAAGAGCGGGATATCTCTACGGAAGAGGCTCTCGCGCATTCCCTCGCGGCGCAGTACGTCAGCCTCCGCGAAGGCTATAACTATTTTTCCCTTCAGCGCGATTATGACGATGTGCAGTTATTCAACAGCGACGGCGTGAACAAGGATTATCTGGACGGCTTTAACGGCGACCAGGCGCCGGACGTTGTTTTCAACAAAGCGGACTATGTCGTCGCCATCGACATTATTTCCAACGTTCACGCGCCCGCCACGGCCCCCGACCGTCTGGCGACGTTACGCATCAAGCGGACTCTCCGCCGCATTGCGGATAATTCGGTGAAAACCGATATCTGGAATATTCGCCTGACCTACCGCTACCTCCCGCGCAAACAACTGACGGACAGCCAGCGTGAAGTCAATCCGCTGGGGTTCATCGTCACCAGCTACCAGCGCGATAAAGAGCTAAGGAGCGAATGA